One Pecten maximus chromosome 16, xPecMax1.1, whole genome shotgun sequence DNA window includes the following coding sequences:
- the LOC117314853 gene encoding sodium- and chloride-dependent GABA transporter 1-like isoform X1 — translation MKERETWKNGLEFLFSCIGVSVGLGNIWRFPYICYRNGGGAFLVPYFLFLAMIGIPQLLLQFSYPQYSSSGPAKAWVCCPLFKGIGYAMILTNSVISLYYNVIIAWTLYYLVNCFTLNLPWSSCDNIWNTDNCYFRTSEWSSMTGNASSYDTSVSEEKILKTNETVSATDGKTATEEFWTYNVLQLTDGIETMGTLRWQLLLCNFSVCVIVFLCVFKGIKLSGKIMYVAATVPYLFLTILLVRGLALDGALMGLKYYFIPRWGELLRSAVWFDAASQVIFSLGFGTADHIILASHNKFHHNIYRDAMIVPVVDAFTSLFSGCVIFVTLGYMATTFQLDIDKVVTDGPGIAFMVFPEALSTLPFPQIWSTLFFLTLLVVGLDSRIVMIQVLTGSLSDLYPGLFRSRVSWTSAVVCLVTFLLGVPFVYQGGMYVLQLVDWYIASVALLLIVFLESSVLSWLYGSQRLSEDIAVMIGYPIPKFWQVFWRFITPCCILVVWVMSLVKHKPVTFGGEAYPVWSVGVGWIISLLPLMPLVGNIILTLLKQEGNVTQRLQQSIKPLPEWTRNLQSDQNSGPNGDILLSS, via the exons ATGAAGGAAAGAGAGACATGGAAAAATGGACTAGAGTTTTTGTTTTCCTGTATTGGCGTCAGTGTTGGACTTGGAAATATCTGGagatttccttatatatgcTACAGAAACGGTGGAG GTGCTTTTCTGGTACCGTACTTCCTCTTCCTAGCTATGATCGGTATTCCGCAGCTCCTGCTACAGTTCTCATATCCCCAGTACTCTAGTAGCGGACCAGCTAAGGCATGGGTGTGCTGTCCGCTTTTCAAAG GAATTGGTTATGCGATGATTCTGACCAACTCGGTTATTTCGCTTTACTATAACGTTATCATCGCCTGGACACTGTACTACCTTGTCAATTGTTTCACCCTAAACCTTCCATGGAGCAGTTGCGATAATATATGGAACACTGACAATTGCTATTTTCGAACCTCTGAATGGTCATCAATGACAGGAAACGCAAGTAGTTATGATACATCAGTTTCTGAGGAAAAAATTCTAAAGACGAATGAAACAGTGTCTGCAACAGACGGAAAAACTGCCACAGAGGAATTTTGGAC gtacaATGTTCTCCAGTTAACTGATGGTATCGAGACAATGGGAACACTGCGCTGGCAGTTACTTCTGTGCAACTTTTCTGTGTGCGTGATTGTCTTCCTTTGTGTCTTTAAAGGAATCAAATTATCAGGAAAA ATCATGTACGTGGCCGCTACTGTACCATATCTATTTTTGACGATCCTATTGGTGCGCGGTCTTGCGCTAGATGGAGCATTGATGGGGCTGAAGTACTATTTCATTCCAAGATGGGGCGAGTTACTCCGTTCTGCG GTTTGGTTCGATGCTGCTAGTCAAGTCATTTTTTCTTTGGGATTTGGCACTGCTGACCATATAATACTGGCTAGTCACAACAAATTTCACcataatatatacag AGACGCCATGATAGTTCCTGTTGTCGATGCATTCACGAGCCTCTTCTCTGGTTGTGTTATTTTCGTTACCCTTGGTTACATGGCGACTACGTTTCAATTAGACATAGATAAAGTGGTAACTGATG GTCCTGGTATTGCATTCATGGTTTTCCCAGAAGCTCTTTCTACACTCCCTTTTCCTCAAATATGGTCGACCCTCTTCTTCCTCACTCTTCTTGTGGTCGGTTTGGATAGTAGG ATAGTCATGATACAGGTATTGACAGGGTCTCTTAGTGACCTTTACCCGGGCCTGTTTCGCTCCAGAGTCTCATGGACGTCTGCTGTCGTGTGTCTTGTGACATTTTTGCTTGGAGTACCATTTGTATATCAG GGAGGGATGTACGTGCTACAGTTAGTAGACTGGTACATAGCTAGTGTGGCTTTACTGTTGATCGTCTTCCTCGAATCATCTGTCCTGTCATGGCTTTACG GATCCCAAAGACTAAGCGAGGATATAGCCGTGATGATTGGGTATCCTATACCGAAGTTCTGGCAGGTGTTCTGGAGATTTATAACACCGTGCTGTATACtg gTTGTCTGGGTAATGAGTCTAGTAAAGCACAAGCCTGTAACGTTTGGTGGCGAGGCATATCCAGTTTGGTCTGTTGGTGTCGgatggattatctcccttttgcCGTTAATGCCTTTGGTTGGAAATATCATTCTGACTCTTCTTAAACAAGAAGGAAACGTAACACAG AGATTGCAGCAATCCATCAAGCCCTTACCTGAATGGACAAGAAATCTTCAATCAGATCAAAATTCGGGACCAAATGGCGACATTTTATTATCAAGCTAA
- the LOC117314853 gene encoding sodium- and chloride-dependent GABA transporter 1-like isoform X3 encodes MIGIPQLLLQFSYPQYSSSGPAKAWVCCPLFKGIGYAMILTNSVISLYYNVIIAWTLYYLVNCFTLNLPWSSCDNIWNTDNCYFRTSEWSSMTGNASSYDTSVSEEKILKTNETVSATDGKTATEEFWTYNVLQLTDGIETMGTLRWQLLLCNFSVCVIVFLCVFKGIKLSGKIMYVAATVPYLFLTILLVRGLALDGALMGLKYYFIPRWGELLRSAVWFDAASQVIFSLGFGTADHIILASHNKFHHNIYRDAMIVPVVDAFTSLFSGCVIFVTLGYMATTFQLDIDKVVTDGPGIAFMVFPEALSTLPFPQIWSTLFFLTLLVVGLDSRIVMIQVLTGSLSDLYPGLFRSRVSWTSAVVCLVTFLLGVPFVYQGGMYVLQLVDWYIASVALLLIVFLESSVLSWLYGSQRLSEDIAVMIGYPIPKFWQVFWRFITPCCILVVWVMSLVKHKPVTFGGEAYPVWSVGVGWIISLLPLMPLVGNIILTLLKQEGNVTQRLQQSIKPLPEWTRNLQSDQNSGPNGDILLSS; translated from the exons ATGATCGGTATTCCGCAGCTCCTGCTACAGTTCTCATATCCCCAGTACTCTAGTAGCGGACCAGCTAAGGCATGGGTGTGCTGTCCGCTTTTCAAAG GAATTGGTTATGCGATGATTCTGACCAACTCGGTTATTTCGCTTTACTATAACGTTATCATCGCCTGGACACTGTACTACCTTGTCAATTGTTTCACCCTAAACCTTCCATGGAGCAGTTGCGATAATATATGGAACACTGACAATTGCTATTTTCGAACCTCTGAATGGTCATCAATGACAGGAAACGCAAGTAGTTATGATACATCAGTTTCTGAGGAAAAAATTCTAAAGACGAATGAAACAGTGTCTGCAACAGACGGAAAAACTGCCACAGAGGAATTTTGGAC gtacaATGTTCTCCAGTTAACTGATGGTATCGAGACAATGGGAACACTGCGCTGGCAGTTACTTCTGTGCAACTTTTCTGTGTGCGTGATTGTCTTCCTTTGTGTCTTTAAAGGAATCAAATTATCAGGAAAA ATCATGTACGTGGCCGCTACTGTACCATATCTATTTTTGACGATCCTATTGGTGCGCGGTCTTGCGCTAGATGGAGCATTGATGGGGCTGAAGTACTATTTCATTCCAAGATGGGGCGAGTTACTCCGTTCTGCG GTTTGGTTCGATGCTGCTAGTCAAGTCATTTTTTCTTTGGGATTTGGCACTGCTGACCATATAATACTGGCTAGTCACAACAAATTTCACcataatatatacag AGACGCCATGATAGTTCCTGTTGTCGATGCATTCACGAGCCTCTTCTCTGGTTGTGTTATTTTCGTTACCCTTGGTTACATGGCGACTACGTTTCAATTAGACATAGATAAAGTGGTAACTGATG GTCCTGGTATTGCATTCATGGTTTTCCCAGAAGCTCTTTCTACACTCCCTTTTCCTCAAATATGGTCGACCCTCTTCTTCCTCACTCTTCTTGTGGTCGGTTTGGATAGTAGG ATAGTCATGATACAGGTATTGACAGGGTCTCTTAGTGACCTTTACCCGGGCCTGTTTCGCTCCAGAGTCTCATGGACGTCTGCTGTCGTGTGTCTTGTGACATTTTTGCTTGGAGTACCATTTGTATATCAG GGAGGGATGTACGTGCTACAGTTAGTAGACTGGTACATAGCTAGTGTGGCTTTACTGTTGATCGTCTTCCTCGAATCATCTGTCCTGTCATGGCTTTACG GATCCCAAAGACTAAGCGAGGATATAGCCGTGATGATTGGGTATCCTATACCGAAGTTCTGGCAGGTGTTCTGGAGATTTATAACACCGTGCTGTATACtg gTTGTCTGGGTAATGAGTCTAGTAAAGCACAAGCCTGTAACGTTTGGTGGCGAGGCATATCCAGTTTGGTCTGTTGGTGTCGgatggattatctcccttttgcCGTTAATGCCTTTGGTTGGAAATATCATTCTGACTCTTCTTAAACAAGAAGGAAACGTAACACAG AGATTGCAGCAATCCATCAAGCCCTTACCTGAATGGACAAGAAATCTTCAATCAGATCAAAATTCGGGACCAAATGGCGACATTTTATTATCAAGCTAA
- the LOC117314853 gene encoding sodium- and chloride-dependent GABA transporter 1-like isoform X2: MKERETWKNGLEFLFSCIGVSVGLGNIWRFPYICYRNGGGAFLVPYFLFLAMIGIPQLLLQFSYPQYSSSGPAKAWVCCPLFKGIGYAMILTNSVISLYYNVIIAWTLYYLVNCFTLNLPWSSCDNIWNTDNCYFRTSEWSSMTGNASSYDTSVSEEKILKTNETVSATDGKTATEEFWTYNVLQLTDGIETMGTLRWQLLLCNFSVCVIVFLCVFKGIKLSGKVWFDAASQVIFSLGFGTADHIILASHNKFHHNIYRDAMIVPVVDAFTSLFSGCVIFVTLGYMATTFQLDIDKVVTDGPGIAFMVFPEALSTLPFPQIWSTLFFLTLLVVGLDSRIVMIQVLTGSLSDLYPGLFRSRVSWTSAVVCLVTFLLGVPFVYQGGMYVLQLVDWYIASVALLLIVFLESSVLSWLYGSQRLSEDIAVMIGYPIPKFWQVFWRFITPCCILVVWVMSLVKHKPVTFGGEAYPVWSVGVGWIISLLPLMPLVGNIILTLLKQEGNVTQRLQQSIKPLPEWTRNLQSDQNSGPNGDILLSS, translated from the exons ATGAAGGAAAGAGAGACATGGAAAAATGGACTAGAGTTTTTGTTTTCCTGTATTGGCGTCAGTGTTGGACTTGGAAATATCTGGagatttccttatatatgcTACAGAAACGGTGGAG GTGCTTTTCTGGTACCGTACTTCCTCTTCCTAGCTATGATCGGTATTCCGCAGCTCCTGCTACAGTTCTCATATCCCCAGTACTCTAGTAGCGGACCAGCTAAGGCATGGGTGTGCTGTCCGCTTTTCAAAG GAATTGGTTATGCGATGATTCTGACCAACTCGGTTATTTCGCTTTACTATAACGTTATCATCGCCTGGACACTGTACTACCTTGTCAATTGTTTCACCCTAAACCTTCCATGGAGCAGTTGCGATAATATATGGAACACTGACAATTGCTATTTTCGAACCTCTGAATGGTCATCAATGACAGGAAACGCAAGTAGTTATGATACATCAGTTTCTGAGGAAAAAATTCTAAAGACGAATGAAACAGTGTCTGCAACAGACGGAAAAACTGCCACAGAGGAATTTTGGAC gtacaATGTTCTCCAGTTAACTGATGGTATCGAGACAATGGGAACACTGCGCTGGCAGTTACTTCTGTGCAACTTTTCTGTGTGCGTGATTGTCTTCCTTTGTGTCTTTAAAGGAATCAAATTATCAGGAAAA GTTTGGTTCGATGCTGCTAGTCAAGTCATTTTTTCTTTGGGATTTGGCACTGCTGACCATATAATACTGGCTAGTCACAACAAATTTCACcataatatatacag AGACGCCATGATAGTTCCTGTTGTCGATGCATTCACGAGCCTCTTCTCTGGTTGTGTTATTTTCGTTACCCTTGGTTACATGGCGACTACGTTTCAATTAGACATAGATAAAGTGGTAACTGATG GTCCTGGTATTGCATTCATGGTTTTCCCAGAAGCTCTTTCTACACTCCCTTTTCCTCAAATATGGTCGACCCTCTTCTTCCTCACTCTTCTTGTGGTCGGTTTGGATAGTAGG ATAGTCATGATACAGGTATTGACAGGGTCTCTTAGTGACCTTTACCCGGGCCTGTTTCGCTCCAGAGTCTCATGGACGTCTGCTGTCGTGTGTCTTGTGACATTTTTGCTTGGAGTACCATTTGTATATCAG GGAGGGATGTACGTGCTACAGTTAGTAGACTGGTACATAGCTAGTGTGGCTTTACTGTTGATCGTCTTCCTCGAATCATCTGTCCTGTCATGGCTTTACG GATCCCAAAGACTAAGCGAGGATATAGCCGTGATGATTGGGTATCCTATACCGAAGTTCTGGCAGGTGTTCTGGAGATTTATAACACCGTGCTGTATACtg gTTGTCTGGGTAATGAGTCTAGTAAAGCACAAGCCTGTAACGTTTGGTGGCGAGGCATATCCAGTTTGGTCTGTTGGTGTCGgatggattatctcccttttgcCGTTAATGCCTTTGGTTGGAAATATCATTCTGACTCTTCTTAAACAAGAAGGAAACGTAACACAG AGATTGCAGCAATCCATCAAGCCCTTACCTGAATGGACAAGAAATCTTCAATCAGATCAAAATTCGGGACCAAATGGCGACATTTTATTATCAAGCTAA